The DNA segment ACATTGACAACACCACGTCTCCCCACCAGCTTCACGCGTCAGACATGATAGAAGCGGAGAAGATGTTGGTCCGTCAAGCTCAAGCAGAGAGTTTCCCTGAAGAATTAACGAATTTACGATCTTCGAAGCCAGTGCCCAAGAATAGTCGAATTAATAAATTGGCGCCTACACTTGATGGAGAAGGCCTAATGCGACAAAACACGCGCATAAGTTCCGCACCGGGAGTGAAGGCTTCGCGCACGATATCCAGACACGATTAATATCACGGATTACGATCATCTGTCAGGTGTAGCAAACGAACTTGCACATGACGGTACTTATCCCACCGTCCTAATCGGCGCGCCTGATTGGTATATATCCATAAGTCGCGAAGTGCGGTGCGGAAAAAAGAACGACCCTGTTGCCTCCAAAACCTTATTAGGCTGGGTACTCCATGGCGCACACTCTTTGACGTCGAAGCCTTTTGAATTTATCCATCACGTCACGGAAGATTTGGATACACTTATAAAATGCCAATACGACATCGACGCCTTGGGCATCACAAAAAAGGCCCCACGTCAGAACAGCGAGGATCAACGGGCCGTAGACATCATGGAATCATCCGCTCATCAACTTGACGATGGCCATTTTGAAGTTGGCCTGCCTTGGAAGGAGGGGCTACCGAAAATCATACCAGATAGCTACCCACAGGCACTCTCACGCTTCAAGGCCCTCGAACGACAGATGTCAAAGGACCCAGCGTTTGCAGCAGCTTTTCAACAATTTATAAACGACATAATCAGTAAGGGCTATGCCGAAGAGTGTGATTCGAAGACTTACCACCATCGACCCGCACCAAATGCCTCTTGTGTCAACCCAGATGGCTCCATTCGCTGGTACCTGCCTATCTTTGGCGTATATCATCCTCAGAAGAAGAAGCTGAGAGCAGTCCATGACGCGGCTGCCACAACAAAAGGCGTAAGCCTCAATAGTCTGCTTCTGCAAGGTCCTGACCTATTGTCTCCCCTACTCGACATCCTGTTCCGTTTTAGAGAAGGTGCGGTAGCCTTGAATGGCGATATCAGGGAGATGTTCCCCCAGATTAAGATTACCGCAAGGGATAGGGATGCTCAACGTTTTCTCTGGCGTGACAAGAACGGCGACCTCAAGGAATACCGCATGTCTTCAATGATTTTTGGCGCAGTTTCGAGTCCTTTCATCGCCCTCtatatcaaaaacaaaaacgcGAAGAGGCACGAAGTCGACTATGCCGCCGCCTGCAAAGCAATTATTGACGACCACTATATGGACGACTACCTTGGGA comes from the Cydia amplana chromosome 12, ilCydAmpl1.1, whole genome shotgun sequence genome and includes:
- the LOC134652724 gene encoding uncharacterized protein LOC134652724 yields the protein MIEAEKMLVRQAQAESFPEELTNLRSSKPVPKNSRINKLAPTLDGEGLMRQNTRISVANELAHDGTYPTVLIGAPDWYISISREVRCGKKNDPVASKTLLGWVLHGAHSLTSKPFEFIHHVTEDLDTLIKCQYDIDALGITKKAPRQNSEDQRAVDIMESSAHQLDDGHFEVGLPWKEGLPKIIPDSYPQALSRFKALERQMSKDPAFAAAFQQFINDIISKGYAEECDSKTYHHRPAPNASCVNPDGSIRWYLPIFGVYHPQKKKLRAVHDAAATTKGVSLNSLLLQGPDLLSPLLDILFRFREGAVALNGDIREMFPQIKITARDRDAQRFLWRDKNGDLKEYRMSSMIFGAVSSPFIALYIKNKNAKRHEVDYAAACKAIIDDHYMDDYLGSHTNVADAAQLAVDVVTVHKNCGFEMRAWTSNHPEALSLVPKELRSDATSDVYLPPSSDVGVLGVKWNPRQDFLGFRAVPQIPTSTLTKRILLSNVMKVYDPLGLLMPVVIWGRILIQRLWRAGVGWDTDLPEMYVSESKDWFAQLQVAANIKIPRWYMVGSDVSDVQLHVIADGGEQAYACVAYWRFTYSDDSVSAALIGSKARVCPLKPVSIPRLELQAALIASRFAQTILQAHRFEPSATIFWTDSTTVLKWIRSDARAFKPFVAHRLGEILETTNPSDWRWIPTSLNVADDATKPKRIDFSATHRWFTGPQFLVEQSCTWPTERVTDEGEISSDPELKSNLMVLLLDTPLSNSLPDPTLFSSWLRLLRATARLLQGARLIRLEGPK